The following proteins come from a genomic window of Musa acuminata AAA Group cultivar baxijiao chromosome BXJ1-7, Cavendish_Baxijiao_AAA, whole genome shotgun sequence:
- the LOC135679463 gene encoding ras-related protein Rab7-like, which produces MATRRRTLLKVIVLGDSGVGKTSLMNQYVHKKFTQQYKATIGADFVTKEILVDDRLVTLQIWDTAGQERFQSLGVAFYRGADCCVLVYDVNVRRSFDTLDNWHDEFLNQASPSDPTTFPFILLGNKIDVDGGNSRVVSEKKAKEWCASRGNMPYFETSAKEDYNVDAAFLQVAQLALQHDRDQDIYFQAIPEPASQTEQRGGCAC; this is translated from the exons ATGGCCACCCGGAGGCGAACCTTGCTTAAGGTCATCGTCCTCGGCGACAGCGG CGTGGGCAAGACGTCGTTGATGAATCA ATATGTACACAAGAAGTTCACCCAGCAGTACAAAGCTACCATTGGTGCTGATTTTGTTACCAAGGAAATTCTGGTAGATGACAGGCTTGTCACGTTGCAG ATTTGGGATACTGCAGGTCAGGAAAGGTTTCAAAGTCTTGGAGTTGCCTTCTACAGAGGGGCCGACTGCTGCGTCTTGGTCTATGATGTCAATGTTCGCAGATCATTTGACACTCTTGATAACTGGCATGATGAGTTTCTTAACCAG GCTAGCCCATCTGATCCAACAACATTTCCATTCATTTTACTCGGAAACAAAATTGATGTGGATGGTGGAAACAGTAGAGTG GTTTCAGAGAAAAAAGCCAAAGAATGGTGTGCTTCCAGAGGCAATATGCCTTACTTCGAAACCTCTGCAAAAGAGGATTACAATGTTGATGCTGCTTTTCTTCAGGTGGCTCAACTTGCTCTGCAGCATGATCGTGATCAGGACAT ATATTTCCAGGCCATCCCAGAACCTGCTTCACAAACAGAGCAAAGAGGTGGGTGTGCTTGTTAG
- the LOC103992682 gene encoding SNF1-related protein kinase regulatory subunit gamma-1-like isoform X1 produces MAPTEKSSRLPNCDAYFEAIQSKKKLPYALQECLTSAFAQIPVSSFPEVPGGKVIEIPGDMPIVDAVRILSEHNIMTAPVTHSNGENSIDWRERYLGIIDYAAIILWVLENAELAAIALSASSATTAGVGAGAVGALGAAVLGATGPAAVAGLTIAAVGAAIAGGVATEKGMGKDAPSAVDNLGEDFYKTLLEEEPFKSTTVKSIMESYRWAPFLPVGLDSSMLTVLLLLSKYRLRSVPVVESGKPHVTNFITQTAVVQGLQQCAGRDWFDCIAAYPLSDLGLPFMSSEEVISIKSDDLILEAFKCMKDNRIGGLPVVEGPNHKIVGSVSIRDIRFLLLKPGLFSNFRQLTVMDFLRTLDLVSQDSRNHAVAPVTCAPDACLGSIIDSLASKSVHRIYVVEGDEKEVVGVITLRDVISCFIYEPPYHFDTYFGCAVKELQSR; encoded by the exons ATGGCTCCTACTGAAAAGAGTTCCAGGCTTCCAAATTGTGATGCTTATTTTGAGGCAATCCAGTCGAAGAAAAAATTGCCATATGCTTTGCAGGAATGTCTGACTTCTGCATTTGCACAGATTCCAGTTTCATCATTCCCAGAAGTACCAGGAGGAAAAG TAATTGAGATACCAGGAGACATGCCAATTGTTGATGCAGTTCGAATTCTGTCAGAGCATAATATAATGACTGCTCCTGTAACACATTCAAATGGAGAGAATAGCATAGATTGGAGGGAGAGATATCTTGGAATTATTGATTATGCTGCAATCATTCTCTGGGTTCTAGAGAATGCAGAGCTTGCAGCTATCGCTCTATCAGCAAGTTCAGCAACAACTGCAGGGGTGGGAGCAGGAGCAGTTGGAGCTCTTGGAGCAGCAGTCCTGGGTGCAACTGGACCAGCTGCAGTTGCTGGGTTGACCATTGCTGCTGTTGGAGCAGCTATAGCCGGTGGAGTAGCTACAGAAAAAGGAATGGGGAAGGATGCTCCTTCAGCTGTTGATAATCTGGGAGAGGATTTCTACAAGACCCTTCTTGAAGAGGAACCTTTTAAATCAACAACA GTTAAATCAATCATGGAATCATATCGCTGGGCACCATTTCTCCCTGTTGGGCTAGACAGTTCCATGCTCACCGTTTTGCTGTTGCTATCAAAATACAGACTAAGAAGTGTCCCAGTTGTTGAATCTGGCAAGCCACATGTTACAAATTTTATTACCCAGACAGCAGTTGTACAAGGTCTCCAGCAATGCGCAGGGAGGGACTGGTTTGACTGCATTGCTGCATACCCTCTTTCAGACCTTGGACTTCCTTTTATGTCATCTGAAGAG GTGATCAGCATTAAAAGTGACGACTTGATCCTAGAAGCCTTCAAGTGTATGAAAGACAACCGTATAGGTGGGCTTCCTGTTGTTGAGGGCCCCAACCATAAAATCGTTGGTAGTGTGAGCATTCGAGATATCAGGTTTTTGCTGCTAAAGCCTGGCCTGTTTTCCAATTTCAG GCAGTTGACTGTCATGGATTTCCTGAGGACTTTAGATTTGGTCAGTCAAGATTCCAGGAATCATGCGGTGGCACCGGTAACTTGTGCACCTGATGCATGCCTCGGGAGCATCATAGATAGTCTGGCTTCCAAATCTGTTCACCGGATTTATGTAGTCGAAGGTGATGAAAAAGAAGTCGTCGGGGTTATCACACTGAGGGATGTCATCTCTTGTTTCATCTATGAGCCTCCTTATCATTTTGACACATATTTTGGATGTGCCGTGAAGGAGTTGCAGAGCCGATGA
- the LOC103992685 gene encoding uncharacterized protein LOC103992685, translating to MERGKVRRQLTPDGCHGYVSTVVGSSGEADALTDGSWMQAFGLAFLSINSLTALYRSRDDPWNAAFILASYLVLLALFLCLRLFDSPHPDSLKRRGALKLAVWTLSTTLVAMFSYRVAAVMPFPVAILVWCMSGLTISGSFYAFFVHQSQDDDSCGAPSKPCKVCDSSVRWGVDFESGTPIRARDMDMPAKLSCSTYVRPVT from the coding sequence ATGGAGAGAGGAAAGGTCCGGAGGCAATTGACTCCCGATGGCTGTCATGGATATGTATCCACCGTGGTGGGCTCCTCCGGTGAGGCCGATGCTCTCACCGACGGCTCGTGGATGCAAGCCTTTGGGTTGGCCTTCCTCTCCATCAATTCCCTCACAGCCCTCTATCGCTCCAGGGACGACCCttggaacgcagctttcattctcGCCTCCTATCTCGTTCTGTTGGCACTCTTCCTCTGCCTCCGTCTCTTCGACAGCCCCCACCCGGACTCCCTTAAGAGGAGGGGAGCGCTTAAGTTGGCCGTGTGGACCCTCTCCACCACTCTCGTCGCCATGTTCTCCTATCGCGTCGCCGCCGTCATGCCCTTTCCGGTCGCCATCCTAGTGTGGTGCATGTCCGGGCTCACCATCTCCGGCAGCTTCTACGCTTTCTTCGTCCACCAGAGCCAGGATGACGACTCTTGTGGCGCTCCATCGAAGCCCTGCAAGGTGTGTGATTCGTCGGTCAGGTGGGGGGTGGATTTCGAGAGTGGCACGCCGATCCGCGCGCGCGACATGGATATGCCTGCCAAGTTGTCGTGCTCCACGTACGTACGGCCGGTCACGTAA
- the LOC103992682 gene encoding SNF1-related protein kinase regulatory subunit gamma-1-like isoform X2: MSDFCICTDSSFIIPRSTRRKRFYTSGAVIEIPGDMPIVDAVRILSEHNIMTAPVTHSNGENSIDWRERYLGIIDYAAIILWVLENAELAAIALSASSATTAGVGAGAVGALGAAVLGATGPAAVAGLTIAAVGAAIAGGVATEKGMGKDAPSAVDNLGEDFYKTLLEEEPFKSTTVKSIMESYRWAPFLPVGLDSSMLTVLLLLSKYRLRSVPVVESGKPHVTNFITQTAVVQGLQQCAGRDWFDCIAAYPLSDLGLPFMSSEEVISIKSDDLILEAFKCMKDNRIGGLPVVEGPNHKIVGSVSIRDIRFLLLKPGLFSNFRQLTVMDFLRTLDLVSQDSRNHAVAPVTCAPDACLGSIIDSLASKSVHRIYVVEGDEKEVVGVITLRDVISCFIYEPPYHFDTYFGCAVKELQSR, encoded by the exons ATGTCTGACTTCTGCATTTGCACAGATTCCAGTTTCATCATTCCCAGAAGTACCAGGAGGAAAAG ATTTTACACTTCTGGTGCAGTAATTGAGATACCAGGAGACATGCCAATTGTTGATGCAGTTCGAATTCTGTCAGAGCATAATATAATGACTGCTCCTGTAACACATTCAAATGGAGAGAATAGCATAGATTGGAGGGAGAGATATCTTGGAATTATTGATTATGCTGCAATCATTCTCTGGGTTCTAGAGAATGCAGAGCTTGCAGCTATCGCTCTATCAGCAAGTTCAGCAACAACTGCAGGGGTGGGAGCAGGAGCAGTTGGAGCTCTTGGAGCAGCAGTCCTGGGTGCAACTGGACCAGCTGCAGTTGCTGGGTTGACCATTGCTGCTGTTGGAGCAGCTATAGCCGGTGGAGTAGCTACAGAAAAAGGAATGGGGAAGGATGCTCCTTCAGCTGTTGATAATCTGGGAGAGGATTTCTACAAGACCCTTCTTGAAGAGGAACCTTTTAAATCAACAACA GTTAAATCAATCATGGAATCATATCGCTGGGCACCATTTCTCCCTGTTGGGCTAGACAGTTCCATGCTCACCGTTTTGCTGTTGCTATCAAAATACAGACTAAGAAGTGTCCCAGTTGTTGAATCTGGCAAGCCACATGTTACAAATTTTATTACCCAGACAGCAGTTGTACAAGGTCTCCAGCAATGCGCAGGGAGGGACTGGTTTGACTGCATTGCTGCATACCCTCTTTCAGACCTTGGACTTCCTTTTATGTCATCTGAAGAG GTGATCAGCATTAAAAGTGACGACTTGATCCTAGAAGCCTTCAAGTGTATGAAAGACAACCGTATAGGTGGGCTTCCTGTTGTTGAGGGCCCCAACCATAAAATCGTTGGTAGTGTGAGCATTCGAGATATCAGGTTTTTGCTGCTAAAGCCTGGCCTGTTTTCCAATTTCAG GCAGTTGACTGTCATGGATTTCCTGAGGACTTTAGATTTGGTCAGTCAAGATTCCAGGAATCATGCGGTGGCACCGGTAACTTGTGCACCTGATGCATGCCTCGGGAGCATCATAGATAGTCTGGCTTCCAAATCTGTTCACCGGATTTATGTAGTCGAAGGTGATGAAAAAGAAGTCGTCGGGGTTATCACACTGAGGGATGTCATCTCTTGTTTCATCTATGAGCCTCCTTATCATTTTGACACATATTTTGGATGTGCCGTGAAGGAGTTGCAGAGCCGATGA